The Henckelia pumila isolate YLH828 unplaced genomic scaffold, ASM3356847v2 CTG_461:::fragment_3, whole genome shotgun sequence genome window below encodes:
- the LOC140871864 gene encoding protein SPIRAL1-like 1 isoform X1: MHDVIFHPSDAFASTPLSTQYHLNQVPGSIKTRLEESNSSSINTSIAQKCDLDSLRGRSDFNQAEGDMGRGVSSGGGQSSLGYLFGSGEAPKPTKENAPTTPSESNVTSKESSRKPNAPPQPVEINKQIPAGIHNSTTNNYFRGDGQNTCNFITDRPSTKVHAAPGGDSSLGYLFGGGKN, encoded by the exons ATGCATGACGTCATTTTCCATCCATCTGACGCATTTGCATCGACTCCACTCAGCACTCAGTATCACTTAAACCAAGTACCTGGAAGCATAAAAACCAGATTGGAAGAATCAAATTCAAGCTCAATTAATACTTCCATTGCTCAGAAATGTGACTTGGATTCTCTGCGCGGTAGATCTGATTTCAATCAAGCAGAAG GAGATATGGGCCGCGGAGTAAGCAGTGGAGGAGGACAAAGCTCATTGGGCTACTTGTTTGGGAGTGGGGAGGCACCAAAACCAACAAAGGAGAATGCCCCAACTACACCAAGTGAAAGTAATGTTACGAGCAAAGAGTCTTCACGGAAGCCGAATGCTCCTCCCCAGCCTGTAGAAATTAATAAGCAGATTCCTGCAGGCATTCATAATAGCACGACAAACAACTACTTTAGAGGAGACGGGCAAAACACCTGCAATTTCATTACG GATCGACCATCAACAAAGGTTCATGCTGCTCCTGGAGGAGATTCTTCTTTGGGTTATCTATTTGGTGGTGGCAAAAATTGA
- the LOC140871864 gene encoding protein SPIRAL1-like 1 isoform X2: MGRGVSSGGGQSSLGYLFGSGEAPKPTKENAPTTPSESNVTSKESSRKPNAPPQPVEINKQIPAGIHNSTTNNYFRGDGQNTCNFITDRPSTKVHAAPGGDSSLGYLFGGGKN, encoded by the exons ATGGGCCGCGGAGTAAGCAGTGGAGGAGGACAAAGCTCATTGGGCTACTTGTTTGGGAGTGGGGAGGCACCAAAACCAACAAAGGAGAATGCCCCAACTACACCAAGTGAAAGTAATGTTACGAGCAAAGAGTCTTCACGGAAGCCGAATGCTCCTCCCCAGCCTGTAGAAATTAATAAGCAGATTCCTGCAGGCATTCATAATAGCACGACAAACAACTACTTTAGAGGAGACGGGCAAAACACCTGCAATTTCATTACG GATCGACCATCAACAAAGGTTCATGCTGCTCCTGGAGGAGATTCTTCTTTGGGTTATCTATTTGGTGGTGGCAAAAATTGA